ACTTTCGGAACAAATAAAAAAAGATATAGATAAAGCACGCAGCATACTTTCATTGTAGCTTCAATCAAATGAACAAAAACAAAACAATTTCGTTTGTTATCGGGACAGCAATATCTGTTGCAGCAATTTATATTTCATTCCGAAATATTCCTGTTGATGATTTATTGCAATATATTACATCCATAAACTATTTATGGGCAATCCCGGCGGGTTTGGTAGGATTATCAACTTTTATTTTCAGAGCTTTAAGATGGCAGGCAATACTGAAACCAGTCCGAAAAATAAGCTTTGTTCAGTCTTTTCATCCTGTTATGATAAGTTTTATGATAAACTGTATATTACCAGGCAGGGTAGGGGAAGCTGCAAGACCTGCCATACTATTAAAGAATGAAAAGCTGCCTTTTTCAACAGGGTTGGCTACAGTAGCTGTCGATCGTTTGTTTGATGTTATTTTTATGTTTCTAATTTTTTTGCTTATAATGGCAAATATTACAATAAAACCTGATTTGGTTATTGATTTTGGAGGCTACCATTTAAATAAAGATGTTCTTACATCAGCAGGAAGAAATATTATTGTAATGGGCGTAATGATTATTTTGGGTATATTTTTATTATTATTTGATAAAACAAGAAGGATCATAGACTATTTGATATCTAAACTGCCTGTTGTTTTTTTCCTGGCCGGGGCAGCTTTTAAAAAAAAAATTGAAGACAGGTTTTGTATTCCGGCACAAAAAATCCTTAAAAATTTTTCAGACGGTTTTTTACTTATAAAGAGTCCAAAGATCATTTTGATTTGTATTTTTTATACAATGATTATCTGGTTTCTTTGCGCTGTTTCATATTACCTGCTGTCGTTTGGTTGTCCACGAATTGATATATCTTTTATGGAATTTACAGCAGTAATGATTATTGTTTGTTTTTTCATAGCCCTTCCTTCAGTTCCTGGATACTGGGGGCTTTGGGAAGCAGGTGGTATATTTTCTATGGCCCTTTTCGGGGTATCTGCAAAGGATGCCGCAGGTTATACTTTAATAAATCATTTTATACAAATTATTCCGGTAGTAATAATGGGTCTTGTGTCTGCAATGATAACAGGTATAACAATAAGAAAGGCTGCATCTATAAAACAAGAAGGTTAACAAATGGCATTACTTGATATACTTACATATCCTGACAGGTTTTTGAAAAATGCCGCAAAGCCGGTAACGGATATTAACGGTGCTCTTCAAAAAATTATAGATGATATGATAGAGACTATGTACAGGGCCCCAGGCATCGGGCTTGCATCAATCCAGATCGGATGCGATAAAAGTATAATAGTTTATGATATAGATCAGGAAGAAAAACCAAAATCGATACAAGTGCTTTTAAATCCTGTAATCATTGAAACCGAGGGAGAAACTCTTTCGCAAAGCGAAGGTTGCTTAAGTGTTCCCGATTTAAGATCGGATGTGAAAAGAGCAGATTCAGTAATTGTTGAAGCTCTAGACAGGGAAGGAAATCCATTAAGAATAGAAGCAAATGATCATCTTGCCATTGTTTTACAGCATGAGATAGATCATTTGAATGGAGTTTTGTTTATAGACAGGATCAGCGCATTAAAGCGGGAACTTTATAAAAGGCGCGTTAAGAAGCTTTTGAAACAAAATGAATAAGCAACGAATAATATTTATGGGTACTCCGGACTTTGCTGTGCCGTCTTTAAAAGCTTTGCATAATACCGGTTATGAAGTTGTGCTTGTTGTAACACAACCGGATCGTCCCAAAGGAAGAGGCAGAAAACTGGTATTTACTCCGGTTAAAGAAACTGCACTTGAGTTAGGTTACAGTATCGCTCAACCCTTATCCATTAAAACATCTGAATTTTCCGACATGATCTCTTCGCTTTGTCCGGATTTGTTTGTAGTAATAGCTTTTGGCCATATACTACCGAAAAACATCCTTGATATATCAAAAAAAGGCGCAATTAACCTCCATGCTTCTTTGCTTCCAAAATACCGCGGGCCTGCTCCCATTCAGTGGGCGGTGATAAACAGAGAAAAAAAAACCGGCATAACGGCTATGCTTATGGATGAGGGGCTTGATACCGGTGATATTTTATTGTCTACCGAAGTTATAATTTCTTCTAAAGATACTTCTTCTTCACTTCATGACCGCATGGCAATTGTAGCTTCCGATCTTTTAATAAAGACTCTATCCGGAATTAAAGCAAACACCATAAATCCGGTGCCTCAGGATCATTCTCTTGCCACTTATGCACCTTTGCTTAAGAAAATAGACGGCCGTATAAACTGGTCAAAAACAGCAAAAGAAATTGAAGCTTTCATTCGGGGTATAAACCCGTGGCCTGGCGCTTTTACCATGCATGGGGATAAACGGCTCAAGATCTTTGATGCAGATGTTATTCCAGGCAGTGTAAAACAGGTTCCCGGAACGATAGTCGGCGAGACAAGGGATCATCTTTTTGTTGCAACAGGTGATGGCATTTTGTCAATAAAGGATATTCAGGAAGAATCCGGAAAGCGTCAAGATATAAAAAATTATTTATGCGGCTGCAATAATATTACACAAGGAACTGTTTTGGTATAAATAGAAAATATGAACTATGAAAAATGAATAAATCCCAGATAAATGGCAATAATGATTCGCTTTTTGCAAACGATACCCGAACTTTGGCTCTTCATTTATTGAACAAGATAGATAAGAAAAAGTATACTCTTGATAACCTCCTCGAAGAATTCCAAAGAAAATATGATCTCCCTAAAAGGGAAAAGGCTTTATTTAATGCCCTTGTTTATGGAGTACTAAGATGGCGTAGCCGGTTAGACTGGATAATACAACAATTTTCCAAACAGCCTTTGGAAAAAACCAATGCTGAAATTTTAAATATTCTTCGCCTTGGACTATTTCAAATTATACATCTAAACAGGATTCCCATTTCTGCGGCAGTTAATACTTCCGTTGAAATTGCAAAACATGTAGCAGGAATTAAAAGTTCAGGATATGTGAATGCTGTATTAAGAAGAACCGGACGAGAATATAAATCTCTTTGTT
The genomic region above belongs to Pseudomonadota bacterium and contains:
- a CDS encoding flippase-like domain-containing protein; the encoded protein is MNKNKTISFVIGTAISVAAIYISFRNIPVDDLLQYITSINYLWAIPAGLVGLSTFIFRALRWQAILKPVRKISFVQSFHPVMISFMINCILPGRVGEAARPAILLKNEKLPFSTGLATVAVDRLFDVIFMFLIFLLIMANITIKPDLVIDFGGYHLNKDVLTSAGRNIIVMGVMIILGIFLLLFDKTRRIIDYLISKLPVVFFLAGAAFKKKIEDRFCIPAQKILKNFSDGFLLIKSPKIILICIFYTMIIWFLCAVSYYLLSFGCPRIDISFMEFTAVMIIVCFFIALPSVPGYWGLWEAGGIFSMALFGVSAKDAAGYTLINHFIQIIPVVIMGLVSAMITGITIRKAASIKQEG
- the def gene encoding peptide deformylase; the encoded protein is MALLDILTYPDRFLKNAAKPVTDINGALQKIIDDMIETMYRAPGIGLASIQIGCDKSIIVYDIDQEEKPKSIQVLLNPVIIETEGETLSQSEGCLSVPDLRSDVKRADSVIVEALDREGNPLRIEANDHLAIVLQHEIDHLNGVLFIDRISALKRELYKRRVKKLLKQNE
- the fmt gene encoding methionyl-tRNA formyltransferase, with translation MNKQRIIFMGTPDFAVPSLKALHNTGYEVVLVVTQPDRPKGRGRKLVFTPVKETALELGYSIAQPLSIKTSEFSDMISSLCPDLFVVIAFGHILPKNILDISKKGAINLHASLLPKYRGPAPIQWAVINREKKTGITAMLMDEGLDTGDILLSTEVIISSKDTSSSLHDRMAIVASDLLIKTLSGIKANTINPVPQDHSLATYAPLLKKIDGRINWSKTAKEIEAFIRGINPWPGAFTMHGDKRLKIFDADVIPGSVKQVPGTIVGETRDHLFVATGDGILSIKDIQEESGKRQDIKNYLCGCNNITQGTVLV